In Dermacentor albipictus isolate Rhodes 1998 colony chromosome 6, USDA_Dalb.pri_finalv2, whole genome shotgun sequence, the following proteins share a genomic window:
- the LOC135896456 gene encoding coiled-coil-helix-coiled-coil-helix domain-containing protein 7, translating to MMNQSSMRTQSLENATEQRNKNPCYKEQKLSMKCLEDNGYDYDKCQHYFDNFKACKGFWLAISKDRRKKNIHPAMPPPEERETIKQEYLKQEAQRRRISGQPSS from the exons ATGATGAACCAATCGTCGATGAGGACGCAGTCCTTGGAGAATGCAACCGAGCAGAGGAATAAGAATCCGTGTTATAAG GAACAGAAATTGAGTATGAAGTGCCTAGAGGACAACGGTTACGACTATGACAAATGTCAGCACTACTTCGATAACTTCAAAGCCTGCAAAGGCTTTTGG CTGGCCATTTCcaaggacagaagaaagaaaaacatacaTCCTGCAATGCCGCCTCCCGAGGAACGCGAGACCATCAAGCAAGAGTACCTAAAGCAAGAAGCACAGAGACGACGGATCAGTGGACAGCCAAGCAGCTAG
- the LOC135896455 gene encoding zinc finger protein PLAGL2-like isoform X1, with protein MTGSRVARMRSVRHQIGTGGFPADDGMRHESWPAGGGRQYRCPTAGCGRLFSSKFKLLRHALIHGGERPFQCPSCERRFHRKDHLKTHQQVHDPNKALHTCALCGKKYSSALSFRKHSALHAAEAGDPVCRLCGAAFARREDVLLHLKVHSGASSRLVKPPTERRFKCDRCERSFFTRKDVKRHLVVHTGQRNFQCQFCPQKFGRKDHLVRHTKKTHHGQVAAAPWTTTFVPSSTSVVSAATLTEEQPPSHHHRPPPPQANSTLLLTAGYCGGPSVIAAPPPPLPHFSQAFQ; from the exons ATGACGGGATCACGAGtagcgcgcatgcgcagtgtgcgGCATCAAATTGGAA CAGGAGGCTTCCCCGCCGACGATGGCATGAGGCACGAGAGCTGGCCGGCGGGCGGTGGCCGCCAGTACCGCTGCCCGACGGCGGGCTGCGGCCGCCTCTTCAGCTCCAAGTTCAAGCTGCTGCGGCACGCGCTGATCCACGGCGGCGAGCGGCCCTTCCAGTGCCCGTCGTGCGAGCGCCGCTTCCACCGCAAGGACCACCTCAAGACGCACCAGCAGGTGCACGACCCCAACAAGGCGCTGCACACGTGCGCGCTGTGCGGCAAAAAGTACAGCTCGGCGCTCTCGTTCCGCAAGCACTCGGCACTGCACGCGGCCGAGGCCGGCGACCCCGTCTGCCGGCTGTGTGGCGCGGCGTTCGCGCGCCGCGAGGACGTCCTGCTGCACCTCAAGGTGCACTCGGGCGCCTCGTCGCGGCTCGTCAAGCCACCCACCGAGCGCCGCTTCAAGTGCGACCGCTGCGAGCGCTCCTTCTTCACGCGCAAGGACGTCAAGCGTCACCTGGTGGTGCATACGGGCCAGCGCAACTTCCAGTGCCAGTTCTGCCCGCAGAAGTTTGGCCGCAAGGACCACCTGGTCCGCCACACCAAGAAGACGCACCACGGCCAGGTGGCTGCTGCCCCCTGGACGACAACCTTCGTGCCTTCTTCGACTAGCGTCGTCTCGGCAGCCACTCTGACCGAGGAGCAGCCGCCGTCGCATCACCATCGCCCACCTCCTCCCCAAGCCAATTCGACCCTCTTGCTTACGGCAGGTTATTGTGGCGGGCCTAGCGTTATTGCGGCCCCGCCACCCCCACTGCCGCACTTCAGCCAGGCCTTCCAGTAG
- the LOC135896455 gene encoding zinc finger protein PLAGL2-like isoform X3: protein MTGGFPADDGMRHESWPAGGGRQYRCPTAGCGRLFSSKFKLLRHALIHGGERPFQCPSCERRFHRKDHLKTHQQVHDPNKALHTCALCGKKYSSALSFRKHSALHAAEAGDPVCRLCGAAFARREDVLLHLKVHSGASSRLVKPPTERRFKCDRCERSFFTRKDVKRHLVVHTGQRNFQCQFCPQKFGRKDHLVRHTKKTHHGQVAAAPWTTTFVPSSTSVVSAATLTEEQPPSHHHRPPPPQANSTLLLTAGYCGGPSVIAAPPPPLPHFSQAFQ from the exons ATGACAG GAGGCTTCCCCGCCGACGATGGCATGAGGCACGAGAGCTGGCCGGCGGGCGGTGGCCGCCAGTACCGCTGCCCGACGGCGGGCTGCGGCCGCCTCTTCAGCTCCAAGTTCAAGCTGCTGCGGCACGCGCTGATCCACGGCGGCGAGCGGCCCTTCCAGTGCCCGTCGTGCGAGCGCCGCTTCCACCGCAAGGACCACCTCAAGACGCACCAGCAGGTGCACGACCCCAACAAGGCGCTGCACACGTGCGCGCTGTGCGGCAAAAAGTACAGCTCGGCGCTCTCGTTCCGCAAGCACTCGGCACTGCACGCGGCCGAGGCCGGCGACCCCGTCTGCCGGCTGTGTGGCGCGGCGTTCGCGCGCCGCGAGGACGTCCTGCTGCACCTCAAGGTGCACTCGGGCGCCTCGTCGCGGCTCGTCAAGCCACCCACCGAGCGCCGCTTCAAGTGCGACCGCTGCGAGCGCTCCTTCTTCACGCGCAAGGACGTCAAGCGTCACCTGGTGGTGCATACGGGCCAGCGCAACTTCCAGTGCCAGTTCTGCCCGCAGAAGTTTGGCCGCAAGGACCACCTGGTCCGCCACACCAAGAAGACGCACCACGGCCAGGTGGCTGCTGCCCCCTGGACGACAACCTTCGTGCCTTCTTCGACTAGCGTCGTCTCGGCAGCCACTCTGACCGAGGAGCAGCCGCCGTCGCATCACCATCGCCCACCTCCTCCCCAAGCCAATTCGACCCTCTTGCTTACGGCAGGTTATTGTGGCGGGCCTAGCGTTATTGCGGCCCCGCCACCCCCACTGCCGCACTTCAGCCAGGCCTTCCAGTAG
- the LOC135896455 gene encoding zinc finger protein PLAGL2-like isoform X2: MTAGGFPADDGMRHESWPAGGGRQYRCPTAGCGRLFSSKFKLLRHALIHGGERPFQCPSCERRFHRKDHLKTHQQVHDPNKALHTCALCGKKYSSALSFRKHSALHAAEAGDPVCRLCGAAFARREDVLLHLKVHSGASSRLVKPPTERRFKCDRCERSFFTRKDVKRHLVVHTGQRNFQCQFCPQKFGRKDHLVRHTKKTHHGQVAAAPWTTTFVPSSTSVVSAATLTEEQPPSHHHRPPPPQANSTLLLTAGYCGGPSVIAAPPPPLPHFSQAFQ; encoded by the exons ATGACAG CAGGAGGCTTCCCCGCCGACGATGGCATGAGGCACGAGAGCTGGCCGGCGGGCGGTGGCCGCCAGTACCGCTGCCCGACGGCGGGCTGCGGCCGCCTCTTCAGCTCCAAGTTCAAGCTGCTGCGGCACGCGCTGATCCACGGCGGCGAGCGGCCCTTCCAGTGCCCGTCGTGCGAGCGCCGCTTCCACCGCAAGGACCACCTCAAGACGCACCAGCAGGTGCACGACCCCAACAAGGCGCTGCACACGTGCGCGCTGTGCGGCAAAAAGTACAGCTCGGCGCTCTCGTTCCGCAAGCACTCGGCACTGCACGCGGCCGAGGCCGGCGACCCCGTCTGCCGGCTGTGTGGCGCGGCGTTCGCGCGCCGCGAGGACGTCCTGCTGCACCTCAAGGTGCACTCGGGCGCCTCGTCGCGGCTCGTCAAGCCACCCACCGAGCGCCGCTTCAAGTGCGACCGCTGCGAGCGCTCCTTCTTCACGCGCAAGGACGTCAAGCGTCACCTGGTGGTGCATACGGGCCAGCGCAACTTCCAGTGCCAGTTCTGCCCGCAGAAGTTTGGCCGCAAGGACCACCTGGTCCGCCACACCAAGAAGACGCACCACGGCCAGGTGGCTGCTGCCCCCTGGACGACAACCTTCGTGCCTTCTTCGACTAGCGTCGTCTCGGCAGCCACTCTGACCGAGGAGCAGCCGCCGTCGCATCACCATCGCCCACCTCCTCCCCAAGCCAATTCGACCCTCTTGCTTACGGCAGGTTATTGTGGCGGGCCTAGCGTTATTGCGGCCCCGCCACCCCCACTGCCGCACTTCAGCCAGGCCTTCCAGTAG
- the LOC135896455 gene encoding zinc finger protein PLAGL2-like isoform X4: MRHESWPAGGGRQYRCPTAGCGRLFSSKFKLLRHALIHGGERPFQCPSCERRFHRKDHLKTHQQVHDPNKALHTCALCGKKYSSALSFRKHSALHAAEAGDPVCRLCGAAFARREDVLLHLKVHSGASSRLVKPPTERRFKCDRCERSFFTRKDVKRHLVVHTGQRNFQCQFCPQKFGRKDHLVRHTKKTHHGQVAAAPWTTTFVPSSTSVVSAATLTEEQPPSHHHRPPPPQANSTLLLTAGYCGGPSVIAAPPPPLPHFSQAFQ, encoded by the coding sequence ATGAGGCACGAGAGCTGGCCGGCGGGCGGTGGCCGCCAGTACCGCTGCCCGACGGCGGGCTGCGGCCGCCTCTTCAGCTCCAAGTTCAAGCTGCTGCGGCACGCGCTGATCCACGGCGGCGAGCGGCCCTTCCAGTGCCCGTCGTGCGAGCGCCGCTTCCACCGCAAGGACCACCTCAAGACGCACCAGCAGGTGCACGACCCCAACAAGGCGCTGCACACGTGCGCGCTGTGCGGCAAAAAGTACAGCTCGGCGCTCTCGTTCCGCAAGCACTCGGCACTGCACGCGGCCGAGGCCGGCGACCCCGTCTGCCGGCTGTGTGGCGCGGCGTTCGCGCGCCGCGAGGACGTCCTGCTGCACCTCAAGGTGCACTCGGGCGCCTCGTCGCGGCTCGTCAAGCCACCCACCGAGCGCCGCTTCAAGTGCGACCGCTGCGAGCGCTCCTTCTTCACGCGCAAGGACGTCAAGCGTCACCTGGTGGTGCATACGGGCCAGCGCAACTTCCAGTGCCAGTTCTGCCCGCAGAAGTTTGGCCGCAAGGACCACCTGGTCCGCCACACCAAGAAGACGCACCACGGCCAGGTGGCTGCTGCCCCCTGGACGACAACCTTCGTGCCTTCTTCGACTAGCGTCGTCTCGGCAGCCACTCTGACCGAGGAGCAGCCGCCGTCGCATCACCATCGCCCACCTCCTCCCCAAGCCAATTCGACCCTCTTGCTTACGGCAGGTTATTGTGGCGGGCCTAGCGTTATTGCGGCCCCGCCACCCCCACTGCCGCACTTCAGCCAGGCCTTCCAGTAG